The following coding sequences lie in one Mesorhizobium sp. NZP2298 genomic window:
- the lpxA gene encoding acyl-ACP--UDP-N-acetylglucosamine O-acyltransferase — translation MKIKTSIHPSSVVEEGAQIGQGVRIGPFCHVSADAVIGDGVELVSHVSVMGATTIGASTKVYPMAILGAPPQNTKHKGGRTTLVIGANCTIREGVTMHVGTDTSRGETTVGDNGNFLAYAHIAHDCVVGKNATFANGATLGGHCEIGDNVYIGGLSAVHQFVRVGDNAFLGGCSAFVGDVIPYAIAVGNRASLRGLNIIGLKRAGLPRSEIYLLRKAYRTIFDRSRTVGENIEFAKAEFASSPTAMKIIDFITSRGKRHYAVPSLKGSDGDDADDED, via the coding sequence ATGAAAATCAAGACTTCAATCCATCCTTCTTCCGTTGTGGAAGAGGGCGCTCAAATCGGCCAAGGTGTGCGCATAGGGCCGTTCTGCCATGTCAGCGCCGATGCCGTGATCGGTGATGGCGTCGAACTGGTCAGCCATGTCTCGGTGATGGGCGCGACCACCATCGGGGCGTCCACCAAGGTTTATCCGATGGCGATATTGGGCGCGCCGCCGCAGAACACCAAGCACAAGGGCGGCCGCACCACGCTGGTCATCGGTGCCAATTGCACCATCCGCGAAGGCGTCACCATGCATGTCGGCACGGATACCAGCCGCGGCGAGACGACGGTCGGCGACAACGGCAATTTCCTTGCCTATGCCCACATCGCCCATGATTGCGTGGTCGGCAAGAACGCCACCTTCGCCAACGGCGCGACGCTGGGCGGACACTGCGAGATCGGCGATAACGTCTATATTGGCGGCCTCAGCGCCGTTCATCAGTTCGTGCGTGTCGGCGATAACGCCTTTCTCGGCGGGTGCTCGGCTTTTGTCGGTGATGTCATTCCCTATGCCATTGCCGTTGGCAACCGCGCCAGCTTGCGCGGCTTGAACATCATCGGCCTCAAGCGTGCCGGTCTGCCGCGTTCCGAAATCTATCTGTTGCGCAAGGCTTACAGGACGATCTTCGACCGCTCCCGCACCGTCGGCGAGAACATCGAATTCGCCAAGGCCGAGTTCGCCTCTTCACCGACCGCCATGAAGATCATCGATTTCATCACCAGTCGCGGCAAGCGGCACTATGCGGTGCCATCGCTCAAGGGCAGCGACGGCGACGATGCCGATGATGAAGACTGA
- a CDS encoding LpxI family protein, with protein sequence MMKTETASAGLDLPPGARVGIIAGGGSLPVEVAAGSAEQGYPPFVVLMDGEADRLVELRQYDHETLALEAIGSLVPLLKRHRITHLVLAGEIKRRPRLTHLRPSLSLLAVIPVVVMALARGDDGLLKVVARGLEARGIKVVGAHEIVPNLVAAEGTLTKVEPQKSDWRDIEAGFAAAKAIGALDIGQAAIAVGGRTIALEGIEGTAGLLDRARLLRGHGRIAGKTRGVLVKCAKPGQELRADLPSIGPQTVEAAHVAGLAGIAIEAGRSLILEGPATLSRANELGLFIVGLAVAEPAHG encoded by the coding sequence ATGATGAAGACTGAGACGGCTTCTGCTGGTCTTGATCTCCCGCCTGGTGCCAGGGTCGGCATCATCGCCGGCGGCGGCAGTCTTCCCGTTGAAGTCGCGGCCGGCTCGGCCGAGCAGGGGTACCCGCCCTTCGTCGTCCTCATGGACGGCGAGGCTGATCGCCTAGTGGAATTGCGCCAGTATGACCATGAGACCTTGGCCCTGGAGGCGATCGGCTCGCTTGTTCCATTGCTCAAGCGTCACCGGATCACCCATCTTGTGCTTGCCGGCGAGATCAAGCGCCGGCCAAGGCTGACGCATCTGCGCCCAAGCCTCAGCCTGCTTGCGGTGATACCGGTTGTCGTGATGGCACTGGCGCGCGGCGACGATGGGCTGCTGAAAGTGGTGGCGCGAGGCCTCGAGGCACGAGGAATAAAGGTCGTGGGGGCCCACGAAATCGTGCCGAACCTTGTGGCAGCCGAAGGGACCTTGACCAAGGTGGAGCCGCAGAAGTCCGACTGGCGCGACATCGAGGCGGGCTTCGCGGCGGCAAAGGCCATCGGAGCGCTGGATATCGGCCAGGCGGCGATCGCGGTCGGCGGCCGGACCATCGCGCTTGAGGGTATCGAGGGTACGGCCGGATTGCTCGATCGCGCCAGGCTGCTGCGTGGCCACGGCCGCATCGCCGGGAAGACGCGCGGCGTCCTCGTCAAATGCGCCAAGCCCGGCCAGGAGCTGCGCGCGGATCTTCCGTCCATAGGACCGCAGACGGTCGAAGCAGCCCACGTGGCCGGGCTTGCGGGCATTGCCATCGAGGCGGGACGCTCGCTGATCCTCGAGGGTCCCGCAACCCTGTCGCGCGCCAATGAACTCGGTCTGTTCATCGTCGGCCTGGCCGTCGCGGAGCCGGCGCATGGCTGA
- the lpxB gene encoding lipid-A-disaccharide synthase — MADRALKIAIVAGEESGDLLGADIVRELRQMTGREMQLAGLGGRHLGELGLVSPFDAGEIALMGFSAVLRDLPRLVRRIGQLAKTIADEKPDCLVTIDSPDFSLRVARKVRAANPSIPIIHYVCPSVWAWRPGRAVAMRPYVDHILCILPFEVKELERLGGPPGTYVGHRLTHEAGVLAAAKAQELPRDLAQDRIKTLLVLPGSRRGEVRRLIEPFGETVSMLRARGHRLRLLLPTVPHVADLVKSSVNRWDEKPEIIVDPQRKWQAFGKADAALIASGTVSLELALSGVPMVSCYRLDPIARAVAPYFVSVWSALLPNLIADRALIPEFYNEYVKPNNLARQMEALFADSGMRVWQKDGFAEIARRMATDKPSGEIAAGVVLRHIKKAP; from the coding sequence ATGGCTGACAGGGCGCTGAAGATCGCGATCGTCGCGGGAGAGGAATCAGGCGATCTGCTTGGTGCCGACATCGTGCGTGAGCTTCGCCAGATGACGGGCCGCGAGATGCAACTCGCCGGCCTCGGCGGCCGGCATCTCGGCGAACTGGGCCTGGTGTCGCCGTTCGATGCCGGTGAGATTGCTCTGATGGGTTTCAGTGCCGTCCTGCGCGATCTGCCGCGCCTCGTCAGGCGGATCGGTCAACTGGCCAAAACCATCGCGGACGAGAAGCCGGACTGTCTGGTCACCATCGACAGCCCGGACTTTTCCTTGCGTGTCGCCAGGAAGGTGCGTGCGGCCAATCCGTCGATTCCCATCATCCACTATGTCTGTCCAAGCGTCTGGGCGTGGCGGCCGGGCAGGGCGGTGGCTATGAGGCCTTACGTCGACCATATCCTGTGCATCCTGCCGTTCGAGGTGAAGGAACTCGAGCGGCTGGGTGGCCCGCCCGGCACCTATGTCGGGCACCGCCTCACGCATGAGGCAGGTGTGCTTGCCGCCGCGAAGGCGCAAGAATTGCCGCGCGATCTTGCCCAGGACCGCATCAAGACGTTGCTGGTGCTGCCCGGCTCGCGGCGCGGCGAGGTGCGCCGGCTGATCGAACCATTCGGCGAGACGGTGTCGATGCTGCGCGCGCGCGGACATAGGCTGCGGCTGTTGCTGCCGACGGTTCCCCATGTCGCCGACCTCGTCAAATCCTCGGTCAACCGTTGGGATGAAAAGCCTGAGATCATCGTCGATCCGCAACGCAAATGGCAGGCTTTCGGCAAGGCCGATGCCGCGCTGATCGCATCGGGAACGGTATCGCTGGAGCTGGCGCTGTCGGGCGTGCCGATGGTCTCGTGCTACAGGCTCGATCCCATAGCTCGTGCCGTCGCGCCCTATTTCGTTTCCGTCTGGTCGGCGCTGCTGCCCAACCTGATTGCGGATCGTGCGCTTATTCCGGAGTTCTACAACGAATACGTCAAGCCGAACAATCTGGCTCGGCAAATGGAAGCGCTGTTCGCCGACAGCGGCATGCGCGTCTGGCAGAAAGACGGCTTTGCCGAGATCGCGCGGCGCATGGCGACGGACAAACCGTCGGGCGAGATCGCGGCGGGCGTTGTGCTTCGCCATATAAAAAAGGCGCCCTGA